The sequence below is a genomic window from Brachyhypopomus gauderio isolate BG-103 chromosome 20, BGAUD_0.2, whole genome shotgun sequence.
TTTTGGTTCTCTCCACAGTCGAGGCATCATGCTCAGCAAGCTTTGCACAGAGCACACAGGGTGTATGCCTTCACCTTCTCACAGACGTTTTCGTCAGCTACAAAGGTTCCCTTGAGTTTTTAATGTGTATCACTGGCTTTTTGGCAGATATAAGTATAAGTAGTTTATAAGAGCTTCGTCCATTTCAATGgtaaagttttttttctgcatgcttgcaggtggtggaggtgacgcTCCAGCACAAATCTGCCTACAGGGGGCTGGAGAGTGAGCACTGCTGGGTGCTCAACAATGTATTTTACAACATAGATgcagaggtgagtcatgggAACAGGTTCTCAGTTTCAGTGAGAATGGACTTGCCACAGTAGATGTCCTTCAACCTAACATTTTCTATGCATTTGTAGCTCGCCCTCCACTACTGTGGCAACGCTAAAGCCGTGGCCTGGATCAAGGTAAGTAAGAGTCTTGGCTAAATGCATTTTAAACTAGCTTGTCTCGTTCTTAATCACActcatcagcatgtcctctgtTAATTCAGCGCAACGAAACCAGCATCACAGAAGCAACAATATACCTGTGCACCCAGTCCACAACGTCATCAGTGCAGAATATTTTTTTGGTTAGTGCATCCTCATACCTAATTACATTTAGACTTATTTATGGGGTATTTAGAAAATGATTTCTAAAGGCATCTTTACTTATGTTTACTCTATTTGTGTTTTTCAGCAAAAAGAAGTTTCTGTGACGTATAAGGGTGTCTCCATCGATTCAGATGGCCTTTTCAGGTTACATGAGTCTaatcacacccagaccctggagacaccgGACCCTGCTGTTTTCTCCACCAGTCCAGACCCACCAAGAGGACCCCCTCCACGCccacctccaggcttttaaTCACCTACACAGCATTTTAATAGATCCTTATACAAAGTTCTGATCTCACTATGTATCATGTGTTTTACTTTTCCACATAAAAACTAATgtttgtatgcatttgtgtgtttttcagatgaagTCGGTTTTCGCCATAACAACATGAGGACTAGATGTTGGACTGTTGGGACTCACATGGACTGATCACACACCTGGGGCATTGTGCATCTGGCCCTTCTTCTCTTTGCCCCTAACACTCTGTTTAATGTTTCATCTTTtgaggtttgtgtaaccctaacacatctccCACCTTTTTCAGTAAAACATTGAACTATGTTTGGTCTTTGTGGAGATGCCTTGGGGGGTGGATGCAGCTTCACAACAATGTATACACTGAAGAGGCCAGGGTTTCCCCCGAAAATATCAGGCTTGACTCCAACAATAGACTTCACCCATGATTTGATTTTTGAATTTGTGCAGCACACACGTGAACATAGTCCTTTACACCGGATAAAACATTGGTAAAACTGTGCAGTAAAAGCTTAGTGGCAtgtctggccacactcgctacCCCCGGGAAGTTCTGCCTTGAAAGATCCTATGCTCGGCATTTAAATgagtagccccgcccccaaccttgTTAGACTCTACCACCTACATTGGAGCAGGACTACATACGTCGCCGTTGAAACACgtacaacatacacaaacatgactgtatgctattgtttgctgtacatcacattcagcatgattacaacttttcctgtcctcctcctacaggttcAGTAGGACCTGCCTCCCCCCCTTCTGCCGATGATcgtgggctctaccggccagcaccagggaagccctggaagacggCTCTCCTCCCCTGAGGACGAAGGACCTCTAGTGAGTTATTCCTCttgcatatatatacatacacatacacacagtccaggtgatgggtcaggtctctgaccccatcacagcctttattttgcttttctgtctctttcttactctccatcatgtaggtctccagtgcttcttcctggagtagagaccagagacagctgtgcaacctgatcttcacccagacttccaggacaagaggagtaatgcagtttgtggaccaggacatAATAATAAGCCTTAACAAGAAGCGCATCAGGATAAAGAGACTTTATGATccactccagagaacagagaccagACCAGAGGACTGATCGCCATCAAGAACTGATCTTTGGGATTTTTTAGTACCATCA
It includes:
- the LOC143484538 gene encoding uncharacterized protein LOC143484538 is translated as MMFRLPLLGIGLRPVVLCATGVSAAAVSSFLVYRWWVRDRQRTQVEAGTHADPCHGHDGETLPMDEDIFEMPHSPIRESRHHAQQALHRAHRVYAFTFSQTFSSATKVVEVTLQHKSAYRGLESEHCWVLNNVFYNIDAELALHYCGNAKAVAWIKRNETSITEATIYLCTQSTTSSVQNIFLQKEVSVTYKGVSIDSDGLFRLHESNHTQTLETPDPAVFSTSPDPPRGPPPRPPPGF